In the Pseudorasbora parva isolate DD20220531a chromosome 5, ASM2467924v1, whole genome shotgun sequence genome, gagcaatttttactatatgtgctgaaatggctctaaggtaagtggatatccagctacaaaggctaaaagctatttgaaggcaatcatactaaggatctcaagccagactccaatggtgaattatctctgttctgttgtttgtggaatctacacagactgacactctgcttgcggtgcagattatgggatgaacctgtcttggaaaaaggccactaaactcactgtgaggtttctgtagtgtagtggttatcacgttcgctttacacgcgaaaggtccccagttcgaaactgggcagaaacaaattgagtgttttttaactaaacatgctgaaatggatctccggcaagcgcatttccacactacaaaggctccaatttcaagctagttgaaggcaatcgtgctaaggatctcaagacagactaccaagcccaatgagcactttcctgttgcttgtggaatttacacagaccaacactctgattgcagcgCCAAGGACGGCGCGTATACGTCTATCAAAGCCATCCACAACTCCGTGAAATGTACCCGGAGATCGTCGGATCGAATCCCGCTCGACCCCAACTTTTGATCATGTAAACCAgagtaataaatatatataaaattaactaAAATAACGTAGAAATGGAACGTAGGCGTCATTTATAATCCAGAGGTAACGTTTTGTGATAATGAAGGCAAAGAATAAGACAAATATTGGTgattaatgttatttttctaCACATTTAAATGAACGAAGGTTTATTCAGTTACTAAAACATCGAACAAAATGTATGTATAACAAATTCATtacacattcaaattaaaaaaattaatgtatacacattttaaattcatATAATTCTGTGTAGAAATTAAAAGGTGTggtaaacaataataataagagGAAGAAGAATAAAGAAATACAGAAACGTCCAGAccctttttatatattttattataattacaaCAACAATTAGTAGtggtgataataataataataataacgaaaggttattattaataataatagtattaataataatcaggtacataaataaatcaagGATTATAcaaatacactaaaaataattatcatctgttaatattaatttacatatatacataattattaaTAACCTCTCTTAGTATAAAAACTGCAAAGAAatgtaatcaaataaaatgtaaaatagacAATAGCCATCTATTGTGCAAACTGGAGACCCATCATTCCCTGAGCTGACAATTTCCCAACCAAGTGAAAGTCAGTaactttgatttaaaaaaactcaCACATAAATAACAAAGTAAACTTAGTATATGTTAAatttatacaaaaaatattttcccaACAGAGACCTAGAGCAGAGTAAACTGCTTGTTTACTCTGCTCTAGGTCTCTGTTGGGAAAATATTGTTGAAGAAtgttgaaaaaaacatgaaaaaccaCCCAGATGTTGGAGATGTGTAAATTACTCTATAATGCAAACATTaaccaaataaaaataactaaataaataaatacaataagaaATTAAGAACCTGGAGGGTTGTCATTTCCAGTTTTTTTTCTCCTATAACCTCGTTCCTCTAGCACAGCCCTCCATTCACTATATGACTGAGTCTCAGACTCTTTGCAGTACCAGTTGCCGAAGTACTGAAGATGTGATGGtggctttctctcttttttacaCTTTTTGCACATAATAACATCTGTCTTCCTCACATATTTTCTTGTGACAGTTCCAGTGTTTTCCCTCTCCTGTTTTCTCTTTCGGTATTGCTGAGTGGAGTAAGGAACATCTTGACTGGGTGTCTGTGTTTGAGGTGATGGTGGCATAGCTGAAAGAAATGGGATGTTGAAGAACATCATCTGTGAGGTACCAGGCACTGGAGGAAGCTGCACAGATGGTAGAACGAAAGGGAGAGAGACAGGTGGTGCTGGTGCAATGACAGGATGTGTCATTTGATGCGATGGTGGAGCCTGGGAGATGGTCTGAGGTTGGGACCTCCCCTTGAGTTTTGCCTCCCCAGCAGTGTTTGGTGGCAGGACAAACAGGTGAGGCTCAGCCAGATTGGCTGAATACAGAATTGGTCCTTTCTGCATAGCTGCAGGAAGCTTCTCAGGTCCTGCCATGGGTGCGCCTGGGGCTTGGATTCCCTGCTTTAAAATGTCCTGCTCCTGTGACTTGCAGCGTCTGCTGAACCTGGGAAAATATAAAACAAGCgctattattacaaaattatgTGTGATAAACAAGTTTTTGCTCACAACTATGATGCAGCAGCATGACAGAGCGGGGGTTAGAGGAAGGGGTAAGGGTAGAGAAAGGGGTAGGGGTATGggtagaggaagggttaggggtagaggaagggttaggggtagagaaAGGGgtaggggtagaggaagggttaggggtagaggaagggttagggttcgaggaagggttagggttaggggtagaggaagggttaggggtagaggaagggttaggggtagaggaagggttaggggtagagaaAGGGgtaggggtagaggaagggttagggttagggttaggggtagaggaaggggtagggttagaggaagggttagggttcgaggaagggttaggggtagggttaggggtagaggaaggggtaggggtaggggtaggggtagGGAAGGTTTAGGCCTAACCCTACCATGTAAATTACTTGAAACCTCTGTGTAGCCCTCAGCTGCTTTGATTTAAGTTTAGGGTTAGCGGTAACAATGCTAACTTACTCACCATTGTGTGACTGTTGCAGCGTTCACTTCTGGGAGCTGGATGGTGGTCTCGGTCATCACCTTAGCATTGGTGATGATGCACTCTCGGATGTGCTTGTAAGCTCGTGCCACCATTGTGAAGCGGGACACCCTCACTCCGTCACAGCGCACCGCGTTTGGGTAGAGAGCACAGAGCCTTGTGAAGATGGCCTCCACCACTCGGTTGCAGT is a window encoding:
- the LOC137075809 gene encoding uncharacterized protein, translating into MYSAVIYRCFVGAHSPAQWPDCNRVVEAIFTRLCALYPNAVRCDGVRVSRFTMVARAYKHIRECIITNAKVMTETTIQLPEVNAATVTQWFSRRCKSQEQDILKQGIQAPGAPMAGPEKLPAAMQKGPILYSANLAEPHLFVLPPNTAGEAKLKGRSQPQTISQAPPSHQMTHPVIAPAPPVSLPFVLPSVQLPPVPGTSQMMFFNIPFLSAMPPSPQTQTPSQDVPYSTQQYRKRKQERENTGTVTRKYVRKTDVIMCKKCKKERKPPSHLQYFGNWYCKESETQSYSEWRAVLEERGYRRKKTGNDNPPGS